From Solanum lycopersicum chromosome 8, SLM_r2.1, the proteins below share one genomic window:
- the LOC101260750 gene encoding AT-hook motif nuclear-localized protein 1, protein MEGSNSGVTVVGSDAPSDYHVAARTTENPTTQTVTSQIVVVSPTPAIAVSVGAGAGLTALSVKKKRGRPRKYAPDGSVNVLSPKPISSSVPSPVIDFSSSEKRGKIRPVGLVSKVHQQPKVDLETPGEWVSCSVGANFTPHIITVNTGEDVTMKVISFSQQGPRAICILSANGVISSVTLRQPDSSGGTLTYEGRFEILSLTGSFMPSETGGMRNRSGGMSVSLASPDGRVVGGGVAGLLVAASPVQIVIGSFLAGDQHEQRTKKNKPEPIIAAVPLPETEDPYQSSVKQTTPTSSSFRVDNWSAPDSRNKPAEINVSLPA, encoded by the exons atGGAGGGGAGTAACAGTGGAGTTACAGTAGTGGGATCAGATGCTCCATCAGATTACCATGTGGCAGCAAGGACCACTGAGAATCCGACAACACAGACTGTGACATCCCAGATTGTTGTTGTTTCACCAACGCCGGCAATAGCTGTGTCTGTCGGCGCCGGCGCCGGCTTAACAGCTCTGAGTGTGAAAAAGAAGAGAGGGAGACCAAGAAAGTATGCACCAGATGGGTCTGTAAATGTTCTTTCTCCAAAGCCAATTTCATCATCTGTTCCGTCGCCGGTGATTGATTTTTCATCGTCGGAGAAAAGGGGGAAAATCCGGCCAGTTGGGTTAGTTAGTAAAGTACATCAGCAACCTAAAGTTGATTTAGAAACTCCAG GCGAATGGGTTTCATGCTCTGTTGGTGCTAATTTTACACCTCATATTATTACTGTAAATACTGGAGAG GATGTCACCATGAAGGTTATATCATTCTCTCAACAAGGGCCTCGAGCAATATGCATTCTTTCAGCAAATGGTGTAATTTCAAGTGTTACACTTCGTCAACCAGACTCCTCTGGTGGCACATTGACGTATGAG GGACGGTTTGAGATACTGTCTTTGACTGGATCATTTATGCCATCAGAGACTGGAGGAATGAGAAACAGATCTGGCGGAATGAGTGTATCTCTAGCTAGTCCTGATGGGCGTGTTGTAGGAGGTGGAGTAGCCGGTCTATTAGTAGCTGCCAGTCCTGTGCAG ATTGTTATAGGTAGCTTTCTTGCTGGAGATCAACATGAGCAGAGAACCAAGAAAAACAAACCAGAGCCCATTATTGCTGCTGTTCCTCTACCCGAGACGGAAGACCCTTATCAGTCCTCAGTAAAACAAACTACACCAACTTCCTCTTCTTTCCGCGTAGATAATTGGTCAGCTCCTGATTCTAGGAATAAGCCAGCTGAAATAAATGTATCTCTTCCAGCATAG